A window from Pseudomonas sp. Tri1 encodes these proteins:
- a CDS encoding DUF2782 domain-containing protein, which translates to MRTLNRLLLAGLFAITPLAVMAADDAPSADPDVTIRTEGDKTIQEYRQNGFLYAIKVTPKHGKPYFLVRADGSDANFIRSDQPDMLIPSWKIFEW; encoded by the coding sequence ATGCGTACACTAAATCGCCTGTTACTGGCTGGCTTGTTTGCAATCACCCCGTTGGCCGTCATGGCGGCGGACGACGCGCCCTCGGCGGACCCGGATGTCACCATCCGCACCGAAGGTGATAAAACCATTCAGGAGTACCGGCAAAACGGCTTCTTGTACGCGATCAAGGTCACGCCCAAGCACGGCAAGCCTTATTTCCTGGTGCGCGCCGATGGTAGCGATGCAAACTTCATCCGCTCGGACCAGCCGGATATGCTGATTCCGTCGTGGAAAATCTTTGAGTGGTAA
- the znuA gene encoding zinc ABC transporter substrate-binding protein ZnuA: protein MSRIFSLFVAFVASFLLIGPAQAEVKVLTSIKPLQLIAAAVQDGVAVPEVLLPPGASPHHYALRPSDVRKVQAVDLLYWIGPDMESFLPRVLNGRTLPSVAVQDLPGLKLRHFAQDSQSHEDEHDGDEHDHDHRPGSVDAHLWLSPANARVIAAKMAADLSAADPANAARYQSNLKGFNQRLDALDTRLKARLAGVAGKPYFVFHEAFDYFEDNYGLKHAGVFAVAAEVQPGAQHVAAMRTRLQAVGKTCVFSEPPLRPRLAETLVAGLPVKLAELDALGGYTPATAQGYEQLLEKLGNDLAGCLESL, encoded by the coding sequence GTGTCCCGAATTTTTTCGCTCTTTGTCGCTTTTGTCGCAAGTTTCCTACTGATCGGCCCGGCCCAGGCCGAAGTCAAAGTCCTGACCAGCATCAAGCCATTGCAGCTGATTGCCGCTGCGGTGCAGGACGGCGTGGCAGTTCCCGAAGTGTTGCTGCCTCCCGGCGCATCGCCGCATCACTATGCCTTGCGGCCATCCGACGTACGGAAGGTGCAAGCCGTGGATCTGCTGTATTGGATCGGCCCGGACATGGAAAGCTTCCTACCGCGGGTGCTGAACGGTCGTACGTTACCTTCTGTCGCCGTACAGGATTTGCCAGGGCTCAAGCTTCGTCACTTCGCCCAGGACAGCCAGTCCCACGAGGATGAGCACGATGGCGACGAGCATGATCATGACCACCGCCCCGGCTCTGTCGACGCCCATCTATGGCTTTCGCCGGCCAACGCGCGGGTGATCGCCGCGAAGATGGCGGCTGACCTGAGCGCGGCCGACCCCGCCAATGCCGCCCGTTATCAAAGCAACCTAAAGGGTTTCAACCAGCGTCTGGACGCCTTGGATACGCGCTTGAAGGCGCGCCTGGCCGGGGTCGCGGGCAAGCCGTATTTCGTGTTCCACGAAGCGTTCGACTATTTCGAAGACAACTACGGCCTCAAGCACGCCGGTGTGTTCGCCGTGGCCGCCGAAGTCCAGCCCGGTGCCCAGCATGTGGCGGCGATGCGCACGCGCTTGCAGGCCGTGGGCAAGACCTGCGTGTTCAGTGAACCGCCCCTGCGCCCGCGCCTGGCCGAAACCCTGGTGGCCGGGTTGCCGGTGAAGCTGGCGGAGCTGGATGCACTGGGCGGCTATACCCCGGCGACGGCGCAAGGGTATGAGCAGTTGTTGGAAAAGTTGGGGAATGATTTGGCGGGTTGCCTGGAGTCACTGTAA
- a CDS encoding methionine ABC transporter ATP-binding protein, with product MIEFQNVYKTYRVAGRDIPALHPTSLTIENGQVFGLIGHSGAGKSTLLRLINRLEDSSGGKIIVDGEEVTALDASGLRRFRQQVGMIFQHFNLLASKTVADNVALPLTLAGELSRSEIDQRVAELLARVGLSDHARKYPAQLSGGQKQRVGIARALATKPKILLCDEATSALDPQTTASVLQLLAEINRELKLTIVLITHEMDVIRRVCDQVAVMDAGVIVEQGPVAEVFLHPKHATTKRFVQEDEQIDESEQRDDFAHVPGRIVRLTFQGEATYAPLLGTVARETGVDYSILAGRIDRIKDTPYGQLTLAITGGDMDAAFARFTAADVHMEVLR from the coding sequence GTGATCGAGTTTCAAAACGTTTATAAAACCTACCGGGTTGCCGGTAGGGATATCCCCGCCCTGCACCCGACCAGTCTGACGATTGAGAACGGTCAGGTCTTCGGCCTGATCGGCCATTCCGGTGCGGGAAAAAGTACCCTGCTGCGCCTGATCAATCGCCTGGAAGATTCCAGCGGCGGCAAGATCATCGTCGACGGCGAGGAAGTCACCGCCCTGGACGCCAGCGGCCTACGGCGCTTCCGGCAGCAGGTCGGGATGATTTTCCAGCACTTCAACCTGCTGGCCTCCAAGACCGTGGCCGACAACGTCGCGCTGCCGCTGACCTTGGCGGGCGAATTGTCCCGCAGCGAAATCGACCAGCGCGTCGCCGAATTGCTGGCGCGGGTGGGCTTGTCCGACCACGCCAGGAAATACCCGGCGCAACTGTCCGGCGGCCAGAAGCAGCGCGTCGGCATCGCCCGCGCCCTGGCGACCAAACCCAAGATCCTGCTGTGCGACGAGGCCACCAGCGCGCTCGACCCACAGACCACCGCCTCGGTGCTGCAACTACTGGCGGAGATCAACCGCGAACTGAAGCTGACTATCGTGCTGATCACCCATGAAATGGACGTGATCCGCCGCGTATGCGATCAAGTCGCCGTGATGGACGCTGGCGTGATCGTCGAGCAAGGCCCGGTGGCCGAAGTGTTCCTGCACCCCAAGCACGCGACCACCAAGCGTTTCGTCCAGGAAGACGAGCAGATCGACGAAAGCGAACAACGCGACGATTTTGCCCACGTACCCGGACGCATCGTGCGTCTGACCTTCCAGGGCGAAGCGACCTACGCGCCACTGCTCGGCACCGTCGCCCGGGAAACCGGCGTGGACTACAGCATACTTGCCGGCCGTATCGACCGCATCAAAGACACCCCCTACGGGCAACTGACCCTCGCCATCACCGGCGGTGACATGGACGCGGCGTTTGCCCGCTTCACCGCGGCCGATGTCCATATGGAGGTGCTGCGCTAA
- the zur gene encoding zinc uptake transcriptional repressor Zur yields MPITPLASRPHDHSHCVHSALSEADAICARQGLRLTALRRRVLELVWQSHKPLGAYDILAVLSEQDGRRAAPPTVYRALDFLLENGLVHRISSLNAFVGCNHPEHAHQGQFLICRECHAAIELEQKSISDAIIASAKEVGFVVDSQTVEVVGLCSGCQGA; encoded by the coding sequence ATGCCTATCACACCCCTTGCCAGTCGCCCCCACGATCACTCCCACTGCGTGCACAGCGCGCTGTCCGAGGCCGATGCCATCTGCGCACGCCAGGGGTTGCGCCTGACCGCCTTGCGTCGACGCGTGCTCGAGCTGGTCTGGCAAAGCCACAAGCCGCTGGGCGCCTACGACATCCTGGCCGTGCTCAGCGAGCAGGATGGCCGCCGCGCGGCGCCGCCGACGGTCTATCGGGCGCTGGATTTCCTCTTGGAAAACGGCCTGGTGCATCGCATTTCGTCGCTGAACGCGTTCGTCGGCTGCAACCATCCGGAGCACGCTCATCAGGGCCAGTTCCTGATCTGTCGCGAATGCCACGCCGCCATCGAGCTGGAACAGAAGTCCATCAGCGATGCGATCATCGCCAGCGCCAAAGAGGTGGGCTTCGTGGTCGACAGCCAGACCGTCGAAGTGGTCGGTCTCTGCTCCGGCTGCCAGGGGGCTTGA
- a CDS encoding homoserine kinase: MSVFTPLARPELETFLAPYGLGRLLDFQGIAAGSENTNFFISLEQGEFVLTLVERGPVQEMPFFIELLDVLHDADLPVPYALRTTDGVALRELAGKPALLQPRLAGKHIKQANAQHCAQVGELLAHLHLATRDKMIKRKTDRGLDWMQEEGAKLLSHLDTEPRRLLEAALDEIALQKVGILALPRANIHADLFRDNAMFEGTHLTGLIDFYNACSGPMLYDVAIALNDWCSDDDGVLDGARARALLGAYAALRPFTPAEAELWPTMLRVACVRFWLSRLIAAESFAGQDVLIHDPMEFQQRLAQRQTAHTPLPFAL, encoded by the coding sequence ATGTCTGTGTTCACCCCCCTGGCTCGGCCCGAGCTGGAAACCTTTCTCGCCCCTTATGGGCTTGGCCGTCTGCTTGATTTCCAGGGGATCGCCGCTGGCAGCGAAAACACCAATTTCTTCATCAGCCTGGAGCAGGGCGAGTTCGTCCTGACCCTGGTCGAACGCGGCCCGGTGCAGGAAATGCCGTTCTTCATCGAACTGCTGGACGTGCTGCATGACGCCGACCTGCCGGTGCCTTACGCCTTGCGCACCACCGATGGCGTGGCGCTGCGGGAACTGGCGGGCAAGCCGGCACTGTTGCAACCGCGCCTGGCGGGCAAGCACATCAAGCAGGCCAACGCGCAACATTGCGCCCAGGTCGGCGAGTTGCTGGCGCACCTGCACCTGGCGACCCGGGACAAGATGATCAAGCGCAAGACCGACCGCGGCCTGGACTGGATGCAGGAGGAGGGCGCCAAGCTGCTGTCGCACCTCGACACCGAGCCCCGCCGGCTGCTTGAGGCCGCGCTGGATGAGATCGCCCTGCAGAAGGTGGGCATCCTGGCGCTGCCCCGGGCCAATATCCACGCGGATCTGTTCCGCGACAACGCGATGTTCGAAGGCACGCACCTGACCGGGCTGATCGACTTCTACAATGCCTGCTCCGGGCCGATGCTGTATGACGTCGCCATTGCCTTGAACGACTGGTGCTCGGACGACGACGGTGTGCTTGATGGCGCGCGGGCGCGGGCGTTGTTGGGGGCCTATGCGGCGCTGCGACCGTTCACTCCCGCCGAGGCCGAACTCTGGCCGACCATGCTGCGCGTGGCATGCGTACGGTTCTGGCTATCGCGGTTGATCGCCGCCGAATCCTTCGCCGGGCAGGATGTGTTGATCCACGATCCGATGGAGTTCCAGCAGCGCTTGGCGCAGCGGCAGACAGCTCACACTCCGTTGCCTTTCGCCCTTTAA
- the znuB gene encoding zinc ABC transporter permease subunit ZnuB — protein sequence MADFLLYALLAGLALALVAGPLGSFVVWRRMAYFGDTLSHAALLGVALGFLLDVSPAVAVTVGCLLLAVLLVTLQQRQPLASDTLLGILAPSTLSLGLVVLSFMHDVRIDLMAYLFGDLLAISPADLSWILGGSAAVLLLLVALWRPLLAVTVHEELARVEGLPVVGLRLALMLLIAVVIAVAMKIVGVLLITSLLIIPAAAAQRHARSPEQMALGASLLGMLAVCGGLALSWFKDTPAGPSIVVSAAALFLLSFVLPRRGV from the coding sequence ATGGCTGACTTTCTGTTGTACGCCCTGCTCGCAGGTCTGGCCCTCGCGCTGGTGGCCGGCCCCTTGGGTTCGTTCGTGGTCTGGCGGCGCATGGCCTATTTCGGCGACACCTTGTCCCACGCGGCGTTGCTCGGCGTAGCCCTGGGGTTTCTGCTGGACGTCAGCCCGGCGGTGGCGGTGACCGTTGGCTGCCTGTTGTTGGCGGTGCTATTGGTGACATTGCAACAGCGCCAACCGCTGGCGTCCGACACGCTGCTGGGAATTCTCGCACCCAGTACCCTGTCCCTCGGGCTGGTGGTACTAAGCTTCATGCATGACGTGCGGATTGACCTGATGGCCTACCTGTTCGGTGATTTGTTGGCCATCAGCCCTGCGGACCTGTCGTGGATCCTGGGCGGCAGCGCGGCGGTGCTGCTGTTGCTGGTTGCGCTCTGGCGGCCACTGCTGGCCGTCACCGTGCACGAGGAACTGGCGCGCGTCGAGGGCCTGCCTGTGGTGGGTTTGCGGCTGGCGCTGATGTTGCTGATTGCGGTGGTCATCGCCGTGGCGATGAAGATCGTCGGGGTGTTGCTGATTACCTCATTGCTGATCATTCCGGCGGCTGCGGCACAACGTCACGCCCGTTCCCCGGAGCAGATGGCCCTGGGCGCGAGCCTGCTGGGCATGCTCGCGGTGTGCGGTGGGCTGGCGTTGTCGTGGTTCAAGGACACTCCGGCAGGGCCGTCGATCGTGGTCAGCGCCGCAGCGCTGTTTCTGCTGAGTTTTGTCCTGCCCCGCCGAGGGGTGTAG
- the znuC gene encoding zinc ABC transporter ATP-binding protein ZnuC encodes MSNALIRLEQVAVTFAGQSVLDNIQLSVEPGQIVTLIGPNGAGKTTLVRAVLGLLKPDSGSVWRKPKLRIGYMPQKLHVDPTLPLSVLRFLRLVPGVDRARALAALNEVGAEQVIDSPVQSVSGGEMQRVLLARALLREPELLVLDEPVQGVDVAGQAELYSLITRLRDRHGCGVLMVSHDLHLVMSTTDQVVCLNRHVCCSGHPEQVSGDPAFVELFGKNAQSLAIYHHHHDHAHDLHGSVVSDSSVSTHVHGDGCKHG; translated from the coding sequence ATGAGCAACGCGTTGATCCGCCTCGAACAGGTGGCCGTGACGTTTGCCGGGCAAAGCGTGCTGGATAACATCCAACTAAGCGTCGAGCCGGGGCAGATCGTTACCTTGATCGGCCCCAACGGCGCCGGCAAGACCACCCTGGTGCGTGCCGTGCTGGGTTTGCTCAAGCCGGACAGCGGCAGTGTCTGGCGCAAGCCAAAGCTGCGGATCGGCTACATGCCGCAAAAACTCCACGTAGACCCGACCCTACCGTTGTCGGTGTTGCGCTTCCTGCGCCTGGTGCCTGGCGTGGACCGCGCACGGGCCTTGGCGGCGCTCAACGAAGTCGGCGCCGAACAGGTGATCGATAGCCCGGTACAAAGTGTTTCCGGTGGCGAAATGCAGCGCGTGCTGCTGGCCCGCGCCCTGCTGCGCGAGCCTGAACTGCTGGTGCTCGACGAGCCGGTGCAAGGCGTCGATGTAGCGGGGCAGGCCGAGCTGTACAGCCTGATCACGCGCTTGCGCGACCGTCATGGTTGCGGCGTGCTGATGGTGTCCCACGATTTGCACCTGGTAATGAGCACCACCGACCAAGTGGTCTGCCTCAACCGCCACGTCTGCTGTTCCGGGCATCCCGAGCAGGTCAGTGGCGATCCGGCCTTCGTCGAGCTGTTCGGAAAGAACGCACAAAGCCTGGCGATTTATCACCACCATCATGACCACGCCCATGACCTGCATGGTTCAGTGGTCAGCGACTCGTCTGTTTCTACCCATGTTCATGGAGATGGCTGCAAGCATGGCTGA
- the katE gene encoding catalase HPII, translated as MSTEKPTVNKSQLAGTDTLDRGNTNAKLESLEQFRSDATEQALRTNQGVKIADNQNTLRVGARGPSLLEDFIMREKITHFDHERIPERIVHARGTGAHGYFQSYDAHSALTKAGFLQDPSKKTPVFVRFSTVQGPRGSGDTVRDVRGFAVKFFTDEGNFDLVGNNMPVFFIQDAIKFPDFVHAVKPEPHNEIPTGGSAHDTFWDFVSLVPESAHMVIWAMSDRAIPKSLRSMQGFGVHTFRMINAEGKSSFVKFHWRPTVGTCSLVWDEAQKLAGKDTDYHRRDLWESIEMGDYPEWEFGVQIVAEEDEHKFDFDLLDPTKIIPEELVPITPLGKMVLNRNPDNFFAEVEQVAFCPGHIVPGIDFSNDPLLQGRLFSYTDTQISRLGGPNFHELPINRAITPVHNGQRDGMHRSTIDKGRTSYEPNSIDGGWPKETPPGPEDGGFESYPERIDAHKIRQRSESFGDHFSQARLFYNSMSAHEQEHIIAAYSFELGKVEREFIRKRQVNEILANIDLDLAGRVAKNLGLPAPTAGTVDVPTPSLEQSPALSQVNLLSGDIKTRKVAVLVANGVDGAIIDALKQALKAEGAHAKVLGPTSAPVTTAAGQKLAVDASMEGLPSIAFDAVFVPGGAESIKALSRDGVALHYVLEAYKHLKAIGLHGEARQLLVELKLEVDAGLIEDAEASGFSRFFAAIAQHRVWAREPKAKAVPA; from the coding sequence ATGAGTACCGAAAAGCCCACGGTCAACAAGAGCCAACTGGCCGGGACCGACACGCTGGATCGCGGCAACACCAACGCCAAGCTCGAGAGCCTGGAACAGTTCCGTTCCGACGCCACTGAACAAGCATTGCGCACCAACCAAGGCGTGAAAATCGCCGATAACCAGAACACCCTTCGAGTCGGCGCCCGCGGCCCCTCGTTGCTGGAAGACTTCATCATGCGTGAAAAAATCACGCATTTTGACCATGAACGTATCCCGGAACGTATCGTCCACGCTCGCGGTACCGGGGCTCATGGTTATTTTCAGAGCTATGATGCGCACTCGGCCTTGACCAAAGCCGGTTTCCTACAAGATCCGAGTAAGAAAACCCCGGTATTCGTGCGTTTTTCCACCGTGCAAGGTCCACGGGGTTCCGGCGACACCGTGCGGGACGTGCGTGGCTTTGCGGTGAAGTTCTTTACCGACGAAGGCAACTTCGACCTGGTGGGCAACAACATGCCGGTGTTTTTCATCCAGGACGCGATCAAGTTTCCAGACTTCGTCCACGCGGTAAAACCCGAACCCCATAACGAAATACCTACCGGCGGTTCGGCCCACGATACGTTCTGGGATTTCGTCTCGCTGGTGCCGGAATCGGCGCACATGGTGATTTGGGCGATGTCCGACCGGGCCATTCCGAAAAGCTTGCGCAGTATGCAAGGCTTCGGTGTGCACACCTTCCGCATGATCAACGCCGAAGGCAAAAGCAGCTTCGTCAAATTCCACTGGCGCCCTACGGTCGGCACCTGCTCATTGGTCTGGGACGAAGCCCAGAAACTCGCGGGTAAAGATACCGACTACCACCGTCGCGATCTCTGGGAATCGATCGAGATGGGCGACTACCCGGAATGGGAATTTGGCGTACAGATCGTCGCCGAGGAAGACGAGCATAAATTCGACTTCGACCTGCTCGACCCGACCAAGATCATCCCTGAAGAACTGGTCCCCATCACGCCCTTGGGCAAAATGGTGCTGAACCGCAACCCGGACAACTTCTTCGCCGAAGTCGAGCAGGTTGCGTTCTGCCCTGGGCATATCGTGCCGGGTATCGACTTTTCCAACGACCCGTTGCTACAGGGTCGGCTGTTTTCCTACACCGATACGCAAATCAGCCGACTCGGTGGGCCGAATTTTCATGAGCTGCCGATCAACCGGGCGATTACCCCGGTGCACAACGGCCAGCGTGACGGCATGCATCGCAGCACCATCGACAAGGGGCGCACGTCCTACGAGCCGAACTCCATCGATGGTGGCTGGCCGAAGGAAACCCCGCCCGGCCCTGAGGACGGTGGCTTCGAAAGCTATCCAGAGCGCATCGACGCGCACAAGATCCGCCAGCGCAGCGAATCGTTTGGCGATCATTTCTCCCAGGCCCGGCTGTTCTACAACAGCATGAGCGCCCACGAGCAGGAGCACATCATCGCCGCCTACAGCTTCGAACTGGGCAAGGTGGAGCGGGAGTTCATCCGGAAACGGCAGGTCAATGAGATCCTCGCCAACATCGACTTGGATCTGGCTGGGCGAGTCGCGAAAAACCTCGGCTTGCCGGCACCGACTGCGGGTACTGTCGATGTTCCGACGCCTTCGCTGGAGCAATCCCCGGCCTTGAGCCAGGTGAACCTGCTGTCTGGCGACATCAAGACCCGGAAAGTGGCGGTGCTGGTGGCCAACGGTGTCGATGGGGCGATCATCGACGCCCTCAAACAGGCCCTGAAGGCCGAGGGCGCCCATGCCAAAGTGCTGGGGCCGACTTCGGCACCGGTGACTACGGCCGCTGGGCAAAAGCTAGCGGTGGATGCGTCCATGGAAGGCCTGCCGTCGATTGCCTTCGACGCGGTGTTCGTACCGGGCGGTGCGGAGTCGATCAAGGCCTTGAGTCGCGATGGAGTTGCGTTGCATTACGTGCTGGAGGCCTACAAGCATCTGAAAGCCATTGGGCTTCATGGTGAGGCCCGGCAGTTGTTGGTGGAGTTGAAGCTGGAGGTGGATGCGGGGTTGATCGAAGACGCGGAGGCGAGCGGTTTTTCGCGGTTTTTTGCGGCGATTGCTCAGCATCGGGTTTGGGCGCGGGAGCCTAAGGCCAAGGCGGTTCCGGCTTGA
- a CDS encoding PA5502 family lipoprotein, whose product MKPFASRYLLLVAFSLLLGACQSSPPVIEAPDTRGPAIAQLEQSLASNELATAEDQLAALQAQTPDDPSLEPYQRQLAEAYLRRSQIDLQKGDVNAATTALSRARALMPKAPALSGEVNSAIAEARKAELEKAEAALQAAEAKPVAKVIDPSSESTTVALNIGDIQQMRRQLDAIAADVVNFQCDVSIQAPRTDDYPWLATLLTKRVKKLDPGFDLKLQKQILRSVPAQMVLTPRKP is encoded by the coding sequence ATGAAGCCGTTCGCCTCCCGTTATCTGCTCCTTGTCGCATTTTCCCTGCTACTGGGCGCTTGCCAGAGTTCGCCGCCGGTCATCGAGGCCCCCGATACGCGGGGCCCGGCCATCGCGCAACTTGAACAAAGCCTGGCCAGCAATGAACTGGCCACCGCTGAAGATCAGTTGGCCGCCTTGCAGGCCCAGACGCCTGACGATCCCTCGCTGGAACCCTATCAACGGCAACTGGCCGAGGCGTATTTGCGCCGCAGCCAGATCGACCTGCAAAAAGGCGATGTCAACGCCGCCACCACCGCGCTGAGCCGCGCCCGAGCCTTGATGCCCAAGGCGCCGGCACTTTCCGGTGAGGTCAACAGCGCGATTGCCGAAGCCCGCAAGGCCGAGCTGGAAAAAGCCGAGGCCGCCCTCCAGGCCGCCGAAGCCAAACCGGTCGCCAAAGTGATTGATCCGAGTAGCGAAAGCACCACGGTGGCGCTCAATATCGGCGATATACAGCAAATGCGTCGCCAACTGGACGCCATCGCTGCTGATGTGGTGAATTTTCAATGTGACGTCAGCATTCAGGCGCCGCGTACCGATGATTATCCGTGGTTGGCAACGCTGCTGACCAAGCGGGTCAAGAAACTTGATCCTGGGTTTGACCTGAAGTTGCAAAAGCAGATTTTGCGCAGCGTGCCGGCGCAGATGGTTCTAACTCCGCGTAAGCCTTAA